The proteins below are encoded in one region of Manis pentadactyla isolate mManPen7 chromosome 2, mManPen7.hap1, whole genome shotgun sequence:
- the RTKN gene encoding rhotekin isoform X7 yields MREGACKLLAACSQREQALEATKSLLVCNSRILSYMGELQRRKEAQVLEKTGRRPSDSRSPTERSPCRGRVCISDLRIPLMWKDTEYFKNKGDLHRWAVFLLLQLGEHIEDTEMILVDRTLTDISFQNNVLFTEAGPDFELRLELYGACVEEEGALSGAPKRLATKLSSSLGRSSGRRVRASLESAGSSGSSPILLPTPAVGGPRYHLLAHATLTLAAVQDGFRTHDLTLASHEENPAWLPLYGSVCCRLVAQPLCMTQPTASGTLRVQQAGELQDWVRVHGVLKGTHLFCYRQSEDADTGEEPLFTIAVNKETRVRAGELDQATGRPFTLNISNQYGEDEVTHSLQTESRAALQSWMEALWQLFFDMSQWKHCCDEIMKIETPTPRKPPQILAKQGSLYHEMAIEPLDDIAAVTDILAQREGTRLETPPPWLAMFTDQPALPSPCSTASVAPAPARTHPLSWGRPRTFSLDAAPPDHSPGASCSVAPLQLQQSPQSRGLCSKGLVRTWLQSPV; encoded by the exons ATGAGGGAAGGGGCCTGCAAGTTGCTGGCAGCCTGCTCCCAGCGAGAGCAGGCTCTGGAAGCCACCAAGAGCCTGCTGGTGTGCAACAGCCGCATCCTCAGCTACATGGGCGAGCTGCAACGGCGTAAGGAGGCGCAGGTGCTGGAGAAGACAGGCCGGCG GCCTTCTGACAGCAGGTCGCCCACTGAGCGCTCCCCCTGCCGTGGCCGGGTCTGCATCTCTG ACCTCCGGATTCCACTCATGTGGAAAGACACAGAGTATTTCAAGAACAAAGGTG ACCTGCACCGCTGGGCTGTGTTCCTGCTGCTGCAGCTAGGGGAGCACATTGAGGACACAGAGATGATCCTCGTGGACAGGACCCTCACGGACATCTCCTTTCAGAACAATGTGCTTTT CACTGAGGCAGGGCCAGACTTTGAACTGCGACTGGAGCTGTATGGGGCCTGTGTGGAAGAAGAGGGGGCCTTGTCTGGAGCCCCCAAGAGGCTTGCCACCAAACTCAGCAGCTCCCTGGGCCGCTCCTCAGGGAGGCGTGTCCGGGCATCGCTGGAGAGTGCTGGGAGTTCAGGGAGCAGTCCCATCCTGCTCCCCACTCCAGCTGTAGG TGGTCCTCGTTACCACCTCTTGGCTCATGCAACTCTCACCCTGGCAGCAGTGCAAGATGGGTTCCGCACTCACGACCTCACCCTTGCCAGCCATG AGGAGAATCCTGCTTGGCTGCCCCTCTATGGTAGTGTGTGTTGCCGCCTGGTGGCTCAGCCTCTCTGTATGACTCAGCCTACTGCAAGTGGTACCCTCAGGGTGCAG CAAGCTGGGGAGCTGCAGGACTGGGTGCGAGTGCATGGAGTCCTGAAAGGCACGCACCTCTTCTGTTACCGGCAATCTGAAGACGCAGACACTGGGGAGGAGCCGCTGTTTACTATTGCTGTTAACAAG GAGACTCGAGTCCGGGCAGGGGAGCTGGACCAGGCCACAGGCCGGCCCTTTACCCTGAACATCAGTAACCAGTATGGAGAGGACGAGGTGACCCACAGCCTTCAGACAGAGAGTCGGGCAGCCCTGCAGAGCTGGATGGAGGCTCTGTGGCAGCTTTTCTTTGACATGA GCCAGTGGAAGCACTGCTGTGATGAAATCATGAAAATTGAAACCCCCACTCCCCGGAAACCACCTCAAATACTGGCCAAGCAGGGATCCTTGTACCATGAGATGG CTATTGAGCCGCTGGATGACATCGCAGCGGTGACAGACATCCTGGCCCAGCGGGAAGGCACGAGGCTGGAGACACCCCCACCCTGGCTAGCAATGTTTACAGACCAGCCTGCCCTGCCTAGCCCCTGCTCAACTGCCTCagtggccccagccccagcccggaCCCACCCCCTGTCCTGGGGGCGACCCCGAACATTCTCCCTGGATGCTGCCCCTCCAGACCACTCCCCTGGGGCTTCCTGCTCGGTTGCTCCTCTCCAGCTGCAGCAGTCCCCGCAGTCCAGAGGCCTCTGCAGCAAAGGCCTGGTCCGCACTTGGCTCCAGTCACCAGTGTGA
- the RTKN gene encoding rhotekin isoform X6 codes for MDRDREGSDTELQRKLDHEIRMREGACKLLAACSQREQALEATKSLLVCNSRILSYMGELQRRKEAQVLEKTGRRPSDSRSPTERSPCRGRVCISDLRIPLMWKDTEYFKNKGDLHRWAVFLLLQLGEHIEDTEMILVDRTLTDISFQNNVLFTEAGPDFELRLELYGACVEEEGALSGAPKRLATKLSSSLGRSSGRRVRASLESAGSSGSSPILLPTPAVGGPRYHLLAHATLTLAAVQDGFRTHDLTLASHEENPAWLPLYGSVCCRLVAQPLCMTQPTASGTLRVQQAGELQDWVRVHGVLKGTHLFCYRQSEDADTGEEPLFTIAVNKETRVRAGELDQATGRPFTLNISNQYGEDEVTHSLQTESRAALQSWMEALWQLFFDMSQWKHCCDEIMKIETPTPRKPPQILAKQGSLYHEMAIEPLDDIAAVTDILAQREGTRLETPPPWLAMFTDQPALPSPCSTASVAPAPARTHPLSWGRPRTFSLDAAPPDHSPGASCSVAPLQLQQSPQSRGLCSKGLVRTWLQSPV; via the exons ATGGACAGGGATAGGGAAGGATCC GACACAGAGTTGCAGAGAAAGCTGGACCATGAGATCCGAATGAGGGAAGGGGCCTGCAAGTTGCTGGCAGCCTGCTCCCAGCGAGAGCAGGCTCTGGAAGCCACCAAGAGCCTGCTGGTGTGCAACAGCCGCATCCTCAGCTACATGGGCGAGCTGCAACGGCGTAAGGAGGCGCAGGTGCTGGAGAAGACAGGCCGGCG GCCTTCTGACAGCAGGTCGCCCACTGAGCGCTCCCCCTGCCGTGGCCGGGTCTGCATCTCTG ACCTCCGGATTCCACTCATGTGGAAAGACACAGAGTATTTCAAGAACAAAGGTG ACCTGCACCGCTGGGCTGTGTTCCTGCTGCTGCAGCTAGGGGAGCACATTGAGGACACAGAGATGATCCTCGTGGACAGGACCCTCACGGACATCTCCTTTCAGAACAATGTGCTTTT CACTGAGGCAGGGCCAGACTTTGAACTGCGACTGGAGCTGTATGGGGCCTGTGTGGAAGAAGAGGGGGCCTTGTCTGGAGCCCCCAAGAGGCTTGCCACCAAACTCAGCAGCTCCCTGGGCCGCTCCTCAGGGAGGCGTGTCCGGGCATCGCTGGAGAGTGCTGGGAGTTCAGGGAGCAGTCCCATCCTGCTCCCCACTCCAGCTGTAGG TGGTCCTCGTTACCACCTCTTGGCTCATGCAACTCTCACCCTGGCAGCAGTGCAAGATGGGTTCCGCACTCACGACCTCACCCTTGCCAGCCATG AGGAGAATCCTGCTTGGCTGCCCCTCTATGGTAGTGTGTGTTGCCGCCTGGTGGCTCAGCCTCTCTGTATGACTCAGCCTACTGCAAGTGGTACCCTCAGGGTGCAG CAAGCTGGGGAGCTGCAGGACTGGGTGCGAGTGCATGGAGTCCTGAAAGGCACGCACCTCTTCTGTTACCGGCAATCTGAAGACGCAGACACTGGGGAGGAGCCGCTGTTTACTATTGCTGTTAACAAG GAGACTCGAGTCCGGGCAGGGGAGCTGGACCAGGCCACAGGCCGGCCCTTTACCCTGAACATCAGTAACCAGTATGGAGAGGACGAGGTGACCCACAGCCTTCAGACAGAGAGTCGGGCAGCCCTGCAGAGCTGGATGGAGGCTCTGTGGCAGCTTTTCTTTGACATGA GCCAGTGGAAGCACTGCTGTGATGAAATCATGAAAATTGAAACCCCCACTCCCCGGAAACCACCTCAAATACTGGCCAAGCAGGGATCCTTGTACCATGAGATGG CTATTGAGCCGCTGGATGACATCGCAGCGGTGACAGACATCCTGGCCCAGCGGGAAGGCACGAGGCTGGAGACACCCCCACCCTGGCTAGCAATGTTTACAGACCAGCCTGCCCTGCCTAGCCCCTGCTCAACTGCCTCagtggccccagccccagcccggaCCCACCCCCTGTCCTGGGGGCGACCCCGAACATTCTCCCTGGATGCTGCCCCTCCAGACCACTCCCCTGGGGCTTCCTGCTCGGTTGCTCCTCTCCAGCTGCAGCAGTCCCCGCAGTCCAGAGGCCTCTGCAGCAAAGGCCTGGTCCGCACTTGGCTCCAGTCACCAGTGTGA